In Jeotgalibaca arthritidis, a single genomic region encodes these proteins:
- a CDS encoding YigZ family protein, translating to MLESYKTISQEGQEEIIIKGSRFICSLKRVTDEEEAKAFIQGVKKEHWKATHNCSAYLIGDTNHIQRAHDDGEPSGTAGVPMLEVLKKNDLRYVAAVVTRYFGGTKLGAGGLIRAYGKSVSSALRSIGLVERSLQIPLVCTVSYSASGKLENYLLQSTYPLIDTIYTDTVSFKVGVKTAEVDQFQAELIDLMNGQITFEAEDVQYVEQAVSQQIEEDSDEDDED from the coding sequence ATGTTAGAATCCTACAAAACCATCTCTCAAGAAGGGCAAGAAGAAATTATTATTAAAGGATCCCGTTTTATTTGTAGCCTTAAGCGTGTGACTGACGAAGAAGAGGCAAAAGCATTCATCCAAGGGGTTAAAAAAGAGCACTGGAAAGCCACTCATAATTGTTCAGCCTACTTAATTGGCGATACCAATCATATCCAACGTGCTCACGATGATGGTGAGCCATCTGGAACAGCAGGTGTACCTATGCTTGAAGTTCTAAAAAAGAATGATTTACGCTATGTCGCAGCAGTAGTGACTCGCTATTTCGGTGGTACTAAATTAGGAGCCGGTGGACTGATTCGTGCTTACGGAAAATCCGTTTCATCTGCCCTTCGTTCCATTGGACTAGTCGAACGGTCCTTACAGATACCTCTTGTTTGTACGGTAAGTTATTCGGCTTCTGGCAAATTAGAAAATTATTTATTACAGTCTACTTATCCCCTTATTGACACCATCTATACCGATACGGTTAGCTTTAAAGTGGGTGTTAAAACAGCTGAAGTGGACCAGTTTCAAGCTGAACTCATTGATCTGATGAATGGACAAATTACCTTCGAAGCAGAAGACGTACAATATGTTGAACAAGCAGTCTCACAACAGATTGAGGAAGACAGCGACGAAGATGATGAAGACTAA
- a CDS encoding UDP-N-acetylmuramoyl-L-alanyl-D-glutamate--2,6-diaminopimelate ligase codes for MNLENLLNHLTIKKITGELSDQPIQKITQDTREVEAGDIFICIEGSNFDGHQYAATAIEKGAIAVIARKTVETNGSVPIIYVNNTDKAMAILANAFYDFPSNQFQLVGVTGTNGKTTISFIIEAIMKCLKKGTGLIGTVGIQINDDFYPTKNTTPDSITLQRVLKQMREEAVDLCAMEVSSQALVKGRVWGVNFDVAVMTNLTHEHMELHNTMAEYREAKKLLFSQLGNSYSQPFNRPKVAVLNKDDETFEGYALATAAEVISYSVKDKAADFFADRIHYDEDSTQFDLVVGDKTYPVKSILVGEYNVANVLAAIAAVYALGYDLEAIITAYESFKGVVGRMELVSTAKEDVKVYVDYAHSPDAMEKVLETVKMISKGKIISVFGCPGKREADKRPIMAKIGVEQSDYAIMTTDETKQDDQSQIWEMMRSGIPEGMTNYSYIENRTEAIYKAVEMAEPGDIVLLLGRGHDTIYYDEKGRIYHFSDQEAARNALERRKLI; via the coding sequence GTGAACTTAGAAAATTTATTGAATCACTTAACTATAAAAAAAATAACGGGTGAATTGTCTGATCAACCAATTCAAAAAATAACACAAGATACACGAGAAGTAGAGGCTGGAGATATCTTTATTTGTATTGAAGGAAGTAATTTTGATGGTCACCAATATGCTGCAACTGCGATTGAAAAAGGTGCTATTGCCGTTATCGCAAGAAAAACAGTTGAAACTAACGGGTCTGTACCGATTATTTATGTCAATAATACAGATAAGGCAATGGCAATTCTAGCTAATGCTTTCTATGATTTTCCGAGTAACCAGTTTCAATTAGTGGGTGTTACGGGGACAAATGGGAAAACAACCATTTCCTTTATTATCGAGGCAATTATGAAGTGTCTTAAAAAAGGGACAGGATTGATTGGAACTGTCGGCATCCAAATTAATGACGATTTTTATCCAACTAAAAACACAACACCAGACAGCATTACGCTCCAACGTGTTCTAAAACAAATGCGAGAAGAAGCGGTGGACTTATGTGCTATGGAAGTATCTTCGCAAGCACTGGTTAAAGGTCGCGTTTGGGGTGTGAATTTTGATGTGGCTGTCATGACGAACTTAACCCATGAACATATGGAACTTCATAATACGATGGCAGAATATCGCGAAGCCAAAAAGTTATTATTCTCTCAACTAGGCAATAGCTATAGCCAACCCTTTAACCGACCAAAAGTGGCTGTTTTAAACAAAGACGATGAGACCTTTGAAGGTTATGCGTTAGCAACCGCTGCGGAAGTTATTTCCTACAGTGTTAAGGACAAAGCGGCTGATTTTTTTGCGGACCGTATTCACTATGATGAAGATTCAACTCAATTTGATCTTGTCGTAGGTGATAAGACTTACCCTGTTAAGTCAATCCTAGTCGGAGAGTATAATGTAGCCAATGTATTAGCTGCGATAGCCGCTGTTTACGCGCTAGGTTATGATTTAGAAGCGATTATTACAGCCTATGAAAGCTTTAAAGGTGTTGTTGGTCGAATGGAACTGGTTTCAACAGCCAAGGAAGATGTAAAAGTTTACGTGGATTATGCCCACTCACCAGACGCTATGGAGAAAGTTCTTGAAACAGTCAAAATGATCTCAAAAGGCAAGATTATTTCAGTATTTGGATGCCCAGGTAAACGGGAGGCAGATAAACGACCAATAATGGCTAAAATTGGAGTGGAACAATCCGATTATGCTATTATGACAACCGATGAAACGAAGCAAGATGATCAGTCTCAAATTTGGGAAATGATGAGATCGGGTATACCGGAAGGGATGACTAACTATAGTTATATCGAAAACCGAACCGAAGCAATCTATAAAGCCGTTGAAATGGCAGAGCCTGGTGATATTGTCTTGTTACTTGGAAGGGGTCATGATACCATTTACTACGATGAAAAAGGTAGAATTTATCATTTCTCAGACCAAGAGGCAGCTAGAAACGCCCTTGAGAGAAGGAAACTTATTTAA
- a CDS encoding DegV family protein, which yields MKTAIVTDSTSYLTEELRQKHDIYMLPLLVQIGIDSYQEEIDLSATEFYDIVRESEDFPKSSQPVIGKTIEVFEELAKDYDAIISIHLSSGISGTYQSVHSLVEEFTNCQIYPFDSENSCYVQGRYVLEAARLAKKGIHPDQIIQQLEQMRSRSQAYFIVDNLNNLQKGGRLSGSAALVGSMLKIKPILHFENKVITVFEKIRTQKKAMARINERLGEDLAKVDYPVIATVIHANVEDKGRAWMGELKALYPDVRFELSYFGPVIGTHLGEGALGLTWTEDVERNCPEL from the coding sequence ATGAAAACAGCAATCGTTACTGATAGTACGTCCTATCTAACGGAAGAGTTAAGGCAGAAGCATGATATTTATATGCTGCCTTTACTAGTCCAAATCGGGATTGACTCTTACCAAGAAGAAATAGACTTATCGGCAACAGAGTTTTATGACATCGTTAGAGAGTCTGAGGATTTTCCAAAAAGTTCGCAGCCAGTTATTGGAAAGACTATTGAAGTGTTTGAAGAATTAGCTAAAGACTATGATGCGATTATTTCTATTCATTTGTCTTCGGGCATTAGTGGCACTTACCAGAGCGTCCATTCGTTAGTAGAAGAATTTACGAACTGCCAAATCTATCCATTTGATTCAGAAAACAGCTGCTACGTTCAAGGTCGCTATGTTCTTGAAGCGGCGCGTTTAGCTAAAAAAGGCATCCATCCTGATCAAATTATCCAACAACTTGAACAAATGAGAAGTCGCTCACAGGCCTACTTTATTGTCGATAATCTGAATAATTTACAAAAGGGAGGCCGTTTATCTGGCAGTGCCGCACTGGTTGGGTCAATGTTGAAGATTAAGCCGATTCTTCATTTTGAAAATAAAGTGATTACCGTATTTGAGAAAATTAGAACGCAAAAGAAAGCAATGGCTCGTATTAATGAACGTTTAGGCGAAGATTTGGCCAAAGTAGATTACCCCGTTATTGCGACCGTTATTCATGCTAATGTTGAAGATAAGGGTCGGGCTTGGATGGGTGAATTAAAAGCTCTGTATCCAGATGTCCGCTTTGAATTGAGCTACTTTGGTCCAGTTATTGGGACTCACCTAGGAGAAGGTGCGTTAGGTTTAACATGGACTGAAGATGTGGAAAGAAACTGCCCAGAACTGTAA
- the thpR gene encoding RNA 2',3'-cyclic phosphodiesterase — protein MRVFVGIQFSSALKDDLEAYQAKLADWSEKGRLTRKENFHLTLCFIGEISETDYVQLFKQLSEKLAKTDRFSLLGGECGYFIKKNRYIPWVGVLLTADLLAVFKKVEAVIKEMGLAVEDRPYTPHVTMARQVVLLDEEKWCHQPVAFNECVSQVTLFQSHQVDGQLAYTPLNHILLNKQKS, from the coding sequence ATGAGAGTCTTTGTTGGGATTCAATTCAGCTCAGCGCTGAAAGATGATTTAGAAGCTTACCAAGCTAAGTTAGCTGATTGGTCTGAAAAAGGCCGTTTGACTCGAAAGGAAAACTTTCATTTAACGCTATGTTTTATTGGTGAAATCAGTGAAACCGACTATGTGCAATTATTTAAGCAGTTATCAGAAAAACTAGCTAAGACAGACCGCTTTTCTCTTTTAGGTGGTGAGTGCGGCTATTTTATTAAGAAAAATCGTTATATTCCATGGGTTGGTGTGCTATTAACAGCAGACTTGTTGGCCGTTTTTAAAAAGGTTGAAGCTGTTATAAAAGAAATGGGATTGGCTGTTGAAGACCGGCCCTATACGCCTCATGTAACTATGGCTAGGCAAGTTGTTTTACTGGATGAAGAGAAGTGGTGTCATCAGCCAGTTGCCTTCAATGAGTGTGTGTCTCAAGTGACACTTTTTCAAAGTCATCAAGTGGATGGGCAGCTAGCCTATACGCCCTTAAATCATATTTTATTAAATAAGCAAAAGAGCTGA
- a CDS encoding DEAD/DEAH box helicase, translated as MEQQLYGRAILQTEWQGNQVILDQIAIKTAAFQKTTSGWQCQRCGTNQQEFLISGPCHCGNHCFYCSQCLAMGKIKRCSFLYGLEEKNDFVIDHLPLLKWEGSLSAEQERASADCLRSYDKRERRLIWAVAGAGKTEMIFQVIARCLTEKGRVCIASPRIDVCLELYPRFKAAFPYIPIVLLHGQIEEDYQYSPFVIATTHQLLRFQSAFDLLVIDEVDSFPYYNNAMLNFATEKAVKASGCLLYLTATPPQKMQKMVQNKQLAATILPGRYHGYPLVEAQCVWVGDWRKAIRQKKGGSCLKLIDRHLKSSRRFILFLPHIQLMLELEKQLKETYPDKRFASVSSEDPKRIEKVEAMRAEAYNCLLSTTILERGVTFRDIDVLVLGAEDAVFTESSLVQIAGRVGRHRDYPSGSVCFAHYGYTKAMKRACRQIKRMNQRARKGGLLHGELLDV; from the coding sequence ATGGAACAGCAACTATATGGACGCGCGATTCTTCAAACAGAATGGCAGGGAAATCAGGTGATACTTGATCAAATTGCAATTAAAACAGCAGCTTTTCAAAAAACAACAAGTGGTTGGCAGTGCCAACGTTGTGGCACAAATCAACAAGAATTTCTAATATCAGGGCCCTGTCATTGTGGTAATCATTGCTTTTACTGTAGTCAATGCTTAGCTATGGGCAAGATTAAACGGTGCAGTTTTTTATACGGTTTAGAGGAGAAAAATGATTTTGTAATCGACCACTTACCTCTTTTGAAATGGGAAGGAAGCTTATCGGCCGAGCAAGAACGGGCCTCTGCTGATTGTTTAAGGAGTTATGATAAAAGGGAACGACGATTAATTTGGGCAGTGGCAGGTGCAGGCAAAACAGAAATGATTTTTCAAGTGATTGCCCGTTGTCTTACAGAAAAAGGGCGAGTGTGTATTGCCTCCCCACGTATTGATGTTTGCCTTGAGTTATATCCACGATTTAAAGCAGCTTTTCCTTATATACCGATTGTCTTATTGCATGGTCAAATCGAGGAAGACTATCAATACAGCCCATTTGTCATTGCGACAACCCATCAATTGTTACGATTTCAGTCTGCCTTTGATTTACTAGTCATTGATGAGGTGGATTCTTTTCCTTACTATAATAATGCTATGCTTAATTTTGCGACAGAAAAAGCGGTGAAAGCAAGCGGTTGTTTGCTCTATTTAACTGCTACACCTCCTCAAAAAATGCAAAAAATGGTTCAAAATAAGCAACTAGCAGCGACTATTTTACCTGGCCGCTATCACGGCTATCCCTTGGTTGAAGCACAGTGCGTCTGGGTGGGAGACTGGCGTAAGGCGATCCGTCAAAAGAAAGGTGGATCCTGTTTAAAGTTGATTGATCGTCATCTAAAAAGTAGCAGACGGTTTATTTTATTTTTACCGCATATTCAACTGATGCTAGAACTAGAAAAACAGTTGAAAGAGACCTACCCAGACAAACGCTTTGCTTCTGTTTCTTCAGAAGACCCCAAGCGAATTGAAAAAGTAGAAGCGATGCGTGCTGAAGCTTATAATTGTTTATTATCTACGACTATTTTAGAAAGAGGCGTTACCTTTCGTGACATTGATGTTTTGGTCTTAGGGGCAGAAGATGCTGTTTTTACTGAATCGTCACTTGTGCAAATTGCTGGCCGTGTTGGACGTCACAGGGATTATCCAAGCGGGTCTGTTTGTTTTGCTCATTATGGTTATACGAAAGCGATGAAGCGAGCCTGCAGACAAATTAAACGGATGAATCAGCGAGCACGAAAAGGAGGCTTGCTCCATGGCGAATTGCTTGATGTGTAA
- a CDS encoding ComF family protein, producing the protein MANCLMCNRPQRQGISLWDMVNFQPFSPIIVCDRCQSAFTAIEKNKACPGCSRLQKDDQFCEDCQKWRLSYPEEFIQHQSCYLYNEALKDWLHNYKIKGDSRLALVFKAKLTEIYQDYSDYVVVPLPISEKSYIARGFNQSELLLEAAKIPYQSLLNNHYEGDKQSQKNRQQRLQSEQPFSCTRSVEGIRKVLLFDDIYTTGRTLLHAKAILYQAGVEKIESLTIAR; encoded by the coding sequence ATGGCGAATTGCTTGATGTGTAATCGACCGCAACGGCAGGGAATCAGTTTGTGGGACATGGTTAATTTTCAACCATTCAGTCCAATAATTGTTTGCGATCGTTGCCAATCAGCGTTTACAGCGATTGAAAAAAATAAAGCCTGTCCGGGCTGCTCGCGACTGCAAAAGGATGATCAATTTTGTGAAGATTGTCAGAAGTGGCGGTTGAGCTACCCAGAAGAGTTTATTCAGCATCAGTCATGTTATCTCTATAACGAAGCCTTAAAAGATTGGCTCCATAACTATAAAATAAAAGGGGATAGTCGTTTGGCGCTTGTTTTCAAAGCAAAGCTAACCGAGATTTATCAGGATTATTCAGATTATGTAGTTGTACCACTGCCTATATCTGAAAAAAGCTATATAGCTAGGGGATTTAATCAGTCAGAGCTGCTGCTAGAAGCTGCAAAAATTCCTTATCAATCTTTGCTGAACAATCATTATGAAGGCGATAAGCAATCACAAAAAAACCGCCAGCAACGTCTGCAATCCGAGCAACCCTTTAGCTGTACTCGTTCGGTAGAGGGCATTCGAAAAGTCTTATTATTTGATGATATTTACACAACCGGCAGAACGTTACTTCATGCGAAGGCGATTCTTTATCAGGCAGGTGTAGAAAAAATTGAATCTTTAACAATTGCACGTTAA